In a single window of the Sylvia atricapilla isolate bSylAtr1 chromosome 22, bSylAtr1.pri, whole genome shotgun sequence genome:
- the FBLIM1 gene encoding filamin-binding LIM protein 1 — protein sequence MLPGKVEKRIASSVFITLVPPRRVVATKEKTQQDPQPDGAKIPGTHHPQILLSPPTLPSGETHPVAPVHSSPPVTPFSEVPQPLSVEPLGLALQQLDLAAPTTLQAPSTFPAELQSRTFCQEQAGKQQWQDANGYPERDSSRDICAFCHKALGPQEPMVEAMQKQYHPDCFTCRTCHRLLAGQRYFQREGCPTCDTCFQAMLEKCAKCQRLITEHIVHALGKGYHPSCFCCAACSRAIGTESFAVDGQGDVYCVPDFYRKYAAVCSACERPIVPHEDEDTYKIECLGRSFHESCYCCESCRMPLSLELTENGCYPLDDHLLCKSCHVRWRNESSC from the exons ATGTTGCCAGGGAAAGTGGAGAAGAGAATTGCTTCGTCTGTCTTCATTACCCTTGTGCCACCACGGAGGGTTGTGGCCACCAAGGAGAAAACCCAACAGGACCCGCAGCCAGATGGTGCCAAGATCCCTGGCACCCATCACCCCCAGATCCTGCTGTCACCCCCTACGTTGCCCAGTGGAG aaacccACCCAGTGGCTCCTGTACATTCATCCCCACCAGTGACCCCCTTCTCTGAAGTGCCCCAGCCCTTGTCCGTGGAGCCACTGGGTCTGGCACTGCAGCAACTGGACCTTGCAGCACCCACCACCCTCCAG GCCCCTTCCACCTTCCCTGCTGAATTGCAGTCACGCACATTTTGCCAGGAGCAAGCAGGCAAGCAACAGTGGCAGGATGCAAATGGGTACCCAGAGAGGGACAGCTCCAGAG ACATCTGTGCCTTCTGCCACAAAGCACTGGGGCCGCAGGAGCCAATGGTGGAGGCAATGCAGAAGCAGTACCACCCTGACTGCTTCACCTGCCGCACCTGCCACCGACTCCTGGCTGGGCAGCGCTACTTCCAGAGAGAGGGGTGTCCCACGTGTGACACCTGCTTCCAG GCTATGCTGGAGAAATGTGCCAAGTGCCAGAGGCTGATCACAGAGCACATTGTCCATGCCCTGGGCAAGGGCTACCAccccagctgcttctgctgcgCTGCCTGCAGCCGGGCCATTGGCACCGAGAGCTTTGCTGTGGACGGGCAGGGTGATGTGTACTGCGTGCCTGACTTCTACAG GAAATACGCTGCAGTGTGCAGTGCCTGTGAGCGTCCCATTGTCCCCCATGAGGACGAGGACACCTACAAGATCGAATGCCTGGGACGCAGCTTCCACGAGAGCTGCTACTGCTGTGAG agctgcaggatgccCCTGTCACTGGAGCTGACCGAGAACGGATGCTACCCCCTGGATGACCACCTTCTCTGCAAGTCCTGCCACGTCCGCTGGCGCAATGAGTCATCCTGCTGA
- the TMEM82 gene encoding transmembrane protein 82 isoform X1: protein MPSLGSWLPALPGLAWGWALLDALLQGLVGACAVSVLRSLLKVYLYIQCRNNPERQAEKEAIAAQRPLLELLHVLVLTGVLALVGSRVAALVVLEFSLRAVSTILSLGKGAHSSQLYLLCQYSLGCGVSCGLSFLLEGAPHRSWNLVLAAGLSGLLALHARRLARHVCTLYELHSQARYCGVCILLLAAGHGIPRLLRNALALTFAVADLAAVELINHDFLSTGEAVRFWTPLTICYTLLVVYMQEESRQSTGRGLVFRTVVVRMGGLFILLLTVGRWTDILHVFLSLLGELWCLLCSGVLLESCWRQDFDQQPHLDSLSGSRSEEMSR from the exons ATGCCTTCCCTGGGGTCCTGGCTCCCAGCATTGCCGGGGCTGGCatggggctgggcactgctggatgCGCTCCTGCAAG GGCTGGTGGGTGCCTGTGCTGTCTCGGTGCTCCGCAGCCTCCTGAAGGTTTATCTCTACATCCAATGCAGGAA caaCCCGGAGAGGCAGGCGGAGAAGGAGGCGATTGCAGCGCAGCGGCccttgctggagctgctgcacgTACTGGTGCTGACCGGTGTCCTGGCCCTGGTGGGCTCCCGTGTGGCTGCGCTGGTGGTGCTGGAGTTCTCCCTGCGAGCTGTCTCCACCATCCTCTCCCTTGGAAAG ggtgcccacagcagccagctctACCTGCTGTGCCAGTACTCgctgggctgtggggtgtcCTGCGGCCTCAGCTTCCTGCTGGAGGGGGCTCCGCACCGCAGCTGGAACCTGGTGCTGGCGGCGGGGCTGTCGGGGCTGCTGGCGCTGCACGCCCGGCGCCTGGCCCGGCACGTCTGCACCCTGTACGAGCTGCACAGCCAGGCGCGCTACTGCGGCGtctgcatcctgctgctggctgcgGGGCACGGCATCCCGCGCCTGCTGCGCAACGCCCTGGCCCTCACCTTCGCTGTGGCTGACTTGGCCGCTGTGGAGCTCATCAACCACGACTTCCTCTCCACGGGCGAGGCCGTGCGCTTCTGGACCCCGCTGACCATCTGCTACACCCTGCTGGTCGTCTACATGCAGG AGGAGTCCCGGCAGAGCACGGGCAGGGGGTTGGTGTTCCGGACTGTGGTGGTGCGGATGGGCGgcctcttcatcctcctcctcaccgTGGGCCGATGGACCGACATCCTGCACGTcttcctgtcactgctgggggAGCTATGGTGTCTGCTCTGCTCCGGGGTCCTGCTGGAGTCCTGCTGGAGGCAG GATTTTGACCAGCAGCCTCACTTGGATAGTTTGTCGGGATCCAGATCAGAGGAGATGTCCCGATGA
- the TMEM82 gene encoding transmembrane protein 82 isoform X2, protein MGLGTAGCAPARAGGCLCCLGAPQPPEGLSLHPMQEVSTSPSSPLGGSNPERQAEKEAIAAQRPLLELLHVLVLTGVLALVGSRVAALVVLEFSLRAVSTILSLGKGAHSSQLYLLCQYSLGCGVSCGLSFLLEGAPHRSWNLVLAAGLSGLLALHARRLARHVCTLYELHSQARYCGVCILLLAAGHGIPRLLRNALALTFAVADLAAVELINHDFLSTGEAVRFWTPLTICYTLLVVYMQEESRQSTGRGLVFRTVVVRMGGLFILLLTVGRWTDILHVFLSLLGELWCLLCSGVLLESCWRQDFDQQPHLDSLSGSRSEEMSR, encoded by the exons atggggctgggcactgctggatgCGCTCCTGCAAG GGCTGGTGGGTGCCTGTGCTGTCTCGGTGCTCCGCAGCCTCCTGAAGGTTTATCTCTACATCCAATGCAGGAAGTAAGCACCAGTCCTTCATCCCCTCTGGGGGGAAG caaCCCGGAGAGGCAGGCGGAGAAGGAGGCGATTGCAGCGCAGCGGCccttgctggagctgctgcacgTACTGGTGCTGACCGGTGTCCTGGCCCTGGTGGGCTCCCGTGTGGCTGCGCTGGTGGTGCTGGAGTTCTCCCTGCGAGCTGTCTCCACCATCCTCTCCCTTGGAAAG ggtgcccacagcagccagctctACCTGCTGTGCCAGTACTCgctgggctgtggggtgtcCTGCGGCCTCAGCTTCCTGCTGGAGGGGGCTCCGCACCGCAGCTGGAACCTGGTGCTGGCGGCGGGGCTGTCGGGGCTGCTGGCGCTGCACGCCCGGCGCCTGGCCCGGCACGTCTGCACCCTGTACGAGCTGCACAGCCAGGCGCGCTACTGCGGCGtctgcatcctgctgctggctgcgGGGCACGGCATCCCGCGCCTGCTGCGCAACGCCCTGGCCCTCACCTTCGCTGTGGCTGACTTGGCCGCTGTGGAGCTCATCAACCACGACTTCCTCTCCACGGGCGAGGCCGTGCGCTTCTGGACCCCGCTGACCATCTGCTACACCCTGCTGGTCGTCTACATGCAGG AGGAGTCCCGGCAGAGCACGGGCAGGGGGTTGGTGTTCCGGACTGTGGTGGTGCGGATGGGCGgcctcttcatcctcctcctcaccgTGGGCCGATGGACCGACATCCTGCACGTcttcctgtcactgctgggggAGCTATGGTGTCTGCTCTGCTCCGGGGTCCTGCTGGAGTCCTGCTGGAGGCAG GATTTTGACCAGCAGCCTCACTTGGATAGTTTGTCGGGATCCAGATCAGAGGAGATGTCCCGATGA
- the SLC25A34 gene encoding solute carrier family 25 member 34 isoform X1, whose translation MAAGTLAPCPSDSQQELPCAPQNSPQAGGVPPATDLVLGATAGCLACFLTNPLEVVKTRLQLQGELQAPGTYPRPYRGVLRAAVAVCRADGLGGLQKGLAAGLLYQGLMNGVRFYCYSHAEDAGWTGYPGGTVAAGAVAGAVGAIVGSPAYLVKTHLQAQTVSAMAVGHQHNHESITSAFKSIYQQHGVVGLWRGVTGAVPRVTIGSAVQLSTFASAKDWVCERQWFRKGSWAAVLAGAMVSSVAVAVAMTPFDVISTRLYNQPVHADGTLAPLSPGQALPRFFGLYRANLQQRGAAGLVQGHWRCLLPPRPPHRPQPLLLGQAQEHGSALAAPRAVGQTPATTTNVNKEVFLFLVLFWGLWVVQMGGITALKCCNASGWRGEWQLPLGEIKVAGGP comes from the exons ATGGCGGCGGGGACCCTCGCCCCCTGCCCTTCCGACTCCCAGCAAGAACTCCCGTGCGCCCCCCAAAACAGCCCCCAGGCCGGGGGGGTGCCCCCGGCCACCGATCTGGTGCTTGGGGCCACGGCCGGCTGCTTGGCCTGCTTCCTCACCAACCCGTTGGAGGTGGTGAAGACgcggctgcagctgcagggcgAGCTGCAGGCCCCGGGCACGTACCCCCGGCCCTACCGCGGGGTGCTGCGGGCGGCCGTGGCCGTGTGCCGGGCGGACGGGCTCGGGGGGCTGCAGAAGGGGCTGGCGGCCGGGCTGCTCTACCAGGGACTCATGAACGGCGTCCGCTTCTACTGCTATTCGCACGCCGAGGACGCTGGCTGGACCGGGTATCCCGGCGGGACTGTGGCCGCCGGGGCCGTTGCCGGGGCGGTGGGAGCCATCGTGGGTAGCCCCGCGTACCTG GTCAAGACCCACCTTCAAGCCCAGACAGTGTCGGCCATGGCCGTGGGCCACCAGCACAACCATGAG AGCATCACCAGTGCTTTCAAGAGCATCTACCAGCAGCACGGGGTGGTGGGGCTGTGGCGAGGAGTGACAGGTGCCGTGCCCCGTGTGACTATTGGCTCGGCTGTGCAGCTCTCCACCTTTGCCTCCGCCAAGGACTGGGTCTGCGAGCGCCAG TGGTTCAGGAagggcagctgggcagcagtgctggcGGGGGCCATGGTGAGcagtgtggctgtggctgtggcaaTGACACCTTTTGACGTGATCAGCACCCGTCTCTACAACCAGCCAGTGCACGCCGACGGCACA ctggctcctctctccccaggGCAAGCTCTACCGAGGTTTTTTGGATTGTATCGTGCAAATCTCCAACAAAGAGGGGCTGCTGGGCTTGTACAAGGGCATTGGCGCTGTCTACTTCCGCCTCGGCCCCCACACCGTCCTCAGCCTCTTCTTTTGGGACAAGCTCAGGAACATGGTTCAGCACtagcagcccccagggctgtAGGACAGActcctgccaccaccaccaATGTTAATAAAGaggtttttctatttttggtgttgttttgggGTCTTTGGGTGGTGCAGATGGGGGGCATTACAGCATTGAAATGCTGCAATGCCTCAGGGTGGAGAGGAGAATGGCAATTGCCATTGGGGGAGATTAAAGTTGCTGGTGGTCCCTGA
- the SLC25A34 gene encoding solute carrier family 25 member 34 isoform X2 produces the protein MAAGTLAPCPSDSQQELPCAPQNSPQAGGVPPATDLVLGATAGCLACFLTNPLEVVKTRLQLQGELQAPGTYPRPYRGVLRAAVAVCRADGLGGLQKGLAAGLLYQGLMNGVRFYCYSHAEDAGWTGYPGGTVAAGAVAGAVGAIVGSPAYLVKTHLQAQTVSAMAVGHQHNHESITSAFKSIYQQHGVVGLWRGVTGAVPRVTIGSAVQLSTFASAKDWVCERQWFRKGSWAAVLAGAMVSSVAVAVAMTPFDVISTRLYNQPVHADGTGKLYRGFLDCIVQISNKEGLLGLYKGIGAVYFRLGPHTVLSLFFWDKLRNMVQH, from the exons ATGGCGGCGGGGACCCTCGCCCCCTGCCCTTCCGACTCCCAGCAAGAACTCCCGTGCGCCCCCCAAAACAGCCCCCAGGCCGGGGGGGTGCCCCCGGCCACCGATCTGGTGCTTGGGGCCACGGCCGGCTGCTTGGCCTGCTTCCTCACCAACCCGTTGGAGGTGGTGAAGACgcggctgcagctgcagggcgAGCTGCAGGCCCCGGGCACGTACCCCCGGCCCTACCGCGGGGTGCTGCGGGCGGCCGTGGCCGTGTGCCGGGCGGACGGGCTCGGGGGGCTGCAGAAGGGGCTGGCGGCCGGGCTGCTCTACCAGGGACTCATGAACGGCGTCCGCTTCTACTGCTATTCGCACGCCGAGGACGCTGGCTGGACCGGGTATCCCGGCGGGACTGTGGCCGCCGGGGCCGTTGCCGGGGCGGTGGGAGCCATCGTGGGTAGCCCCGCGTACCTG GTCAAGACCCACCTTCAAGCCCAGACAGTGTCGGCCATGGCCGTGGGCCACCAGCACAACCATGAG AGCATCACCAGTGCTTTCAAGAGCATCTACCAGCAGCACGGGGTGGTGGGGCTGTGGCGAGGAGTGACAGGTGCCGTGCCCCGTGTGACTATTGGCTCGGCTGTGCAGCTCTCCACCTTTGCCTCCGCCAAGGACTGGGTCTGCGAGCGCCAG TGGTTCAGGAagggcagctgggcagcagtgctggcGGGGGCCATGGTGAGcagtgtggctgtggctgtggcaaTGACACCTTTTGACGTGATCAGCACCCGTCTCTACAACCAGCCAGTGCACGCCGACGGCACA gGCAAGCTCTACCGAGGTTTTTTGGATTGTATCGTGCAAATCTCCAACAAAGAGGGGCTGCTGGGCTTGTACAAGGGCATTGGCGCTGTCTACTTCCGCCTCGGCCCCCACACCGTCCTCAGCCTCTTCTTTTGGGACAAGCTCAGGAACATGGTTCAGCACtag
- the SLC25A34 gene encoding solute carrier family 25 member 34 isoform X3 codes for MAAGTLAPCPSDSQQELPCAPQNSPQAGGVPPATDLVLGATAGCLACFLTNPLEVVKTRLQLQGELQAPGTYPRPYRGVLRAAVAVCRADGLGGLQKGLAAGLLYQGLMNGVRFYCYSHAEDAGWTGYPGGTVAAGAVAGAVGAIVGSPAYLVKTHLQAQTVSAMAVGHQHNHESITSAFKSIYQQHGVVGLWRGVTGAVPRVTIGSAVQLSTFASAKDWVCERQGKLYRGFLDCIVQISNKEGLLGLYKGIGAVYFRLGPHTVLSLFFWDKLRNMVQH; via the exons ATGGCGGCGGGGACCCTCGCCCCCTGCCCTTCCGACTCCCAGCAAGAACTCCCGTGCGCCCCCCAAAACAGCCCCCAGGCCGGGGGGGTGCCCCCGGCCACCGATCTGGTGCTTGGGGCCACGGCCGGCTGCTTGGCCTGCTTCCTCACCAACCCGTTGGAGGTGGTGAAGACgcggctgcagctgcagggcgAGCTGCAGGCCCCGGGCACGTACCCCCGGCCCTACCGCGGGGTGCTGCGGGCGGCCGTGGCCGTGTGCCGGGCGGACGGGCTCGGGGGGCTGCAGAAGGGGCTGGCGGCCGGGCTGCTCTACCAGGGACTCATGAACGGCGTCCGCTTCTACTGCTATTCGCACGCCGAGGACGCTGGCTGGACCGGGTATCCCGGCGGGACTGTGGCCGCCGGGGCCGTTGCCGGGGCGGTGGGAGCCATCGTGGGTAGCCCCGCGTACCTG GTCAAGACCCACCTTCAAGCCCAGACAGTGTCGGCCATGGCCGTGGGCCACCAGCACAACCATGAG AGCATCACCAGTGCTTTCAAGAGCATCTACCAGCAGCACGGGGTGGTGGGGCTGTGGCGAGGAGTGACAGGTGCCGTGCCCCGTGTGACTATTGGCTCGGCTGTGCAGCTCTCCACCTTTGCCTCCGCCAAGGACTGGGTCTGCGAGCGCCAG gGCAAGCTCTACCGAGGTTTTTTGGATTGTATCGTGCAAATCTCCAACAAAGAGGGGCTGCTGGGCTTGTACAAGGGCATTGGCGCTGTCTACTTCCGCCTCGGCCCCCACACCGTCCTCAGCCTCTTCTTTTGGGACAAGCTCAGGAACATGGTTCAGCACtag